In the genome of Candidatus Cloacimonadota bacterium, one region contains:
- the radA gene encoding DNA repair protein RadA, producing the protein MPQSKEKKMATIFFCADCGFETTKWSGKCPSCGSWGTLKESTRVTGKASKGGVSDLQLPKPERIRDLKYTGDARAATGVREFDLVIGGGIVSGMLVLIGGEPGIGKSTLMLQLSQWMGNQGRKVLYVSGEESAEQIHLRSTRLNVGSENIWLLCTNDAELMLKAAEESQPDILIVDSIQSVSLPSLDSLPGSITQLRETSNRILRSAKTLRMPVFMVGHVTKEGFVAGPKIIEHMVDTVLYFEGELRGQYKILRAVKNRFGSTNEIGIFEMTNLGLVEVPNPNHIFLSNDGEHNGTAIGCVMEGSRSFIVEVQSLATASNYGTPQRVVVGLEQKKLAILLAILEKNLALYLRSSDVFINLAGGIRSSDPGLDLAILAAIISSLKDKPLPEKSVFIGEVGLNGEVRPVSQLDSRVNEAVKLGYEKVFVSAHAKLRQKGKMFRVRDVKELYGALDK; encoded by the coding sequence ATGCCACAAAGCAAGGAGAAAAAAATGGCGACCATCTTTTTTTGCGCGGATTGCGGCTTCGAAACCACCAAGTGGAGCGGGAAATGTCCTTCCTGCGGAAGCTGGGGAACCCTCAAGGAGAGTACCAGGGTAACCGGGAAAGCCAGCAAGGGTGGTGTTTCCGACCTGCAGTTGCCCAAACCGGAGCGGATCCGGGACCTTAAATATACCGGGGATGCCCGCGCCGCCACGGGAGTGCGGGAATTCGATCTGGTGATCGGAGGCGGCATCGTGAGCGGAATGTTGGTTTTGATCGGCGGCGAGCCGGGCATCGGCAAATCGACCCTCATGCTCCAGCTTTCGCAATGGATGGGAAACCAGGGCAGGAAAGTGCTCTACGTTTCGGGCGAGGAAAGCGCTGAGCAGATCCATCTGCGCAGCACCCGGCTGAACGTGGGCAGCGAGAACATCTGGCTGCTGTGCACCAACGACGCGGAGCTGATGCTCAAGGCGGCAGAGGAAAGCCAGCCGGACATCCTGATCGTGGATTCCATCCAATCGGTGAGCTTGCCCAGCCTGGATTCGTTGCCGGGAAGCATCACCCAGCTGCGCGAAACCAGCAACCGCATTCTGCGTAGCGCCAAAACCCTGCGGATGCCCGTGTTCATGGTGGGCCACGTGACCAAGGAAGGCTTTGTGGCCGGGCCCAAGATCATCGAGCACATGGTGGACACGGTGCTCTATTTCGAAGGCGAACTGCGCGGCCAGTACAAGATCCTGCGGGCTGTGAAGAACCGCTTTGGCTCCACCAACGAGATCGGCATCTTTGAGATGACCAATCTGGGCTTGGTGGAAGTGCCCAATCCCAATCACATCTTTCTCTCCAACGACGGAGAGCACAACGGTACCGCCATCGGTTGCGTGATGGAGGGTTCGCGGTCATTCATCGTGGAAGTGCAATCCCTGGCGACCGCCTCCAACTATGGCACGCCCCAGAGGGTGGTGGTGGGGCTGGAACAGAAGAAGCTGGCCATCCTGCTGGCCATCCTGGAAAAAAACCTGGCCCTGTATCTGCGCTCCAGCGACGTCTTCATCAATCTCGCGGGGGGCATCCGCTCCTCCGATCCCGGTCTTGATCTGGCCATTTTGGCAGCGATAATTTCCAGCCTCAAGGACAAGCCCTTGCCGGAAAAATCGGTGTTCATCGGGGAAGTTGGCCTGAACGGCGAAGTGCGGCCGGTGTCCCAACTCGACTCCCGGGTCAACGAAGCAGTCAAATTGGGCTACGAGAAGGTGTTTGTGTCGGCTCACGCGAAGCTGAGGCAAAAGGGGAAGATGTTCCGGGTCCGTGATGTCAAAGAGCTGTATGGAGCGCTGGACAAATGA
- a CDS encoding glutathione S-transferase N-terminal domain-containing protein, whose translation MVAIFFSLLCGIFSTTQNMASFFSNLRLGIQATFSVHPKPSQAGKFFLLNLIVSLLLYSEVQNSMKAKIIVFGTPTCSWCRKVKDYLSSHGFTYKYIDVSKNEQALRDMQRKTGQLGVPQLWINNTAVVGFDKDKINRLLQIQ comes from the coding sequence ATGGTCGCCATTTTTTTCTCCTTGCTTTGTGGCATTTTTTCCACAACCCAAAATATGGCAAGTTTTTTTTCCAATCTGCGTTTGGGCATCCAGGCCACCTTTTCAGTTCACCCGAAACCATCGCAGGCCGGAAAATTTTTCTTGCTTAATCTAATAGTCTCATTATTATTGTATTCAGAGGTTCAGAACAGTATGAAGGCTAAGATCATCGTTTTTGGAACACCAACTTGTTCTTGGTGCAGAAAAGTGAAAGATTACCTTTCCTCACATGGTTTTACCTATAAATACATCGATGTTTCAAAGAACGAACAGGCTCTGCGGGACATGCAGCGTAAAACTGGTCAGCTGGGTGTGCCTCAACTCTGGATAAACAATACCGCGGTGGTCGGTTTTGACAAGGACAAGATAAACCGTCTGCTGCAAATACAATAA
- a CDS encoding MarR family transcriptional regulator: MKVNAEHFHGMITRLQVVLSEIDYAQKACLQAGKMECQLLNHLFAVKEPVNMNELAKVLNVSHSRITRIMDNLVSKMLVMRKPSEKDRRCWFAIITEKGKKLAENSRQTVVDHQKKIITQIPEKDVDEVYKALKTYVEKYEEVLKATTVDI, translated from the coding sequence ATGAAAGTCAACGCTGAACATTTTCACGGAATGATCACCCGACTTCAGGTGGTTCTGAGCGAGATCGACTATGCTCAGAAAGCGTGTCTGCAGGCTGGAAAAATGGAATGCCAGCTGCTCAATCATCTCTTCGCGGTGAAGGAACCGGTCAACATGAACGAGCTGGCCAAGGTCCTCAACGTTTCCCACAGCCGCATCACCAGGATCATGGACAACCTGGTAAGCAAAATGCTCGTGATGCGCAAACCCTCGGAAAAGGATCGCCGCTGCTGGTTCGCCATCATCACCGAAAAAGGCAAGAAGTTGGCTGAAAACAGCCGCCAGACGGTTGTTGACCATCAAAAGAAGATCATCACCCAGATCCCCGAGAAAGACGTGGATGAGGTTTACAAAGCCCTTAAAACCTATGTAGAAAAGTACGAGGAAGTGCTGAAAGCTACCACAGTGGACATTTGA
- a CDS encoding OsmC family protein, whose product MSSKTTLTWTGGMAFDAEANGHHLTLDADAEWGGKDLGPRPKPLLLIALSGCSGMDVVSLLQKMRVENYKFRVDVEADSTTEQPITYHTIRADFRFWGENLPPEKVLKAVRLSVERYCGVHAMLSKAANIMVRTFINDEEVTS is encoded by the coding sequence ATGAGCAGCAAAACAACCCTCACCTGGACCGGCGGCATGGCCTTTGACGCCGAAGCCAACGGCCACCACCTGACCTTGGATGCCGATGCCGAATGGGGCGGAAAGGATCTCGGTCCGCGCCCCAAACCCTTGTTACTGATCGCCCTGAGCGGTTGCTCGGGCATGGATGTGGTTTCCCTGCTGCAAAAAATGCGCGTGGAAAACTACAAGTTCCGCGTTGACGTGGAGGCCGACTCCACCACAGAACAACCCATCACCTACCACACCATCAGGGCTGATTTTCGCTTTTGGGGTGAAAACCTCCCCCCCGAAAAAGTCCTCAAAGCCGTCAGGCTTTCAGTGGAACGTTATTGCGGAGTGCATGCCATGCTCTCAAAAGCGGCCAACATCATGGTTCGAACTTTCATCAACGACGAAGAGGTAACATCGTGA
- a CDS encoding thioredoxin family protein — MNKLIIMLLLSMVLIVGCQAEDTEMKPAEAEVQMPESAEITYEPGTWISDYQLALSLSEELGRPVLINFTGSDWCQWCFRLRDEVFSQQEFLDYAGSNLILLTIDFPSKKKLPPAEAQANQALAEQFGIQGFPTILLINSQEDVIAQTGYQQGGAGAYVQHLQDLLPANQSDE, encoded by the coding sequence GTGAATAAACTCATCATAATGCTGCTGTTAAGCATGGTCCTGATAGTAGGTTGCCAGGCCGAAGATACTGAAATGAAGCCTGCCGAAGCTGAAGTACAAATGCCTGAAAGCGCTGAAATTACCTATGAACCTGGCACGTGGATCTCGGACTACCAGCTCGCCCTGAGCCTGTCTGAAGAACTCGGCCGTCCCGTTCTGATCAATTTCACCGGCTCCGACTGGTGCCAATGGTGCTTCAGACTTAGGGATGAGGTTTTTTCGCAGCAGGAATTCCTTGATTATGCCGGGTCAAACCTGATCCTGCTGACCATCGACTTCCCCAGCAAGAAAAAACTTCCTCCCGCGGAAGCCCAGGCCAATCAGGCCCTGGCTGAACAATTCGGCATCCAGGGCTTCCCCACCATCCTGTTGATCAACTCCCAGGAAGATGTCATTGCCCAGACGGGTTACCAGCAAGGCGGAGCGGGAGCCTACGTTCAGCATTTGCAGGATCTTCTGCCTGCAAACCAAAGCGACGAATAG